ctgcgtcgccgaccgcggttggccaataaaaacctgctcggaaagcctttccgaccagcgttctggatgcggcgtgattgccgcaggatccagcatgtatgtcctctaagagcttgataccatcatcttggggtatgcacttgagcagtacttcagagcttgcgtttttccgcatgagtttgccgtcgaccaggatgtagttctttgatcgtcgaatgaggcgctcgttctctgttttgtcctgaaggcctgtcccgtccgatatgtacttgatgaacggggtacgccagtcacgcccaccggttgtcggagtggcgtcgcctatgagcattgcctcggtgggttgcttgtcgaccagggaggagcctacgctcggctcgtgaatgtcctggacgaaaataccccgcgggatctgggcccgagatgagcctaacttttacaacgcatctgctgcttggttcttatcccggaccacgtggatgtactctatgccgtagaagttggtttcccatttgcgaatttctttgcagtagagatccatcttctcgtgggttgcgtcccactccttgttgagctggttgatgaccaaagcggagtcgccataacatagaggcgcttgactcccagctcaacggctagtcttatgccatgcaagcatgtttcggattcggcgacgttgtttgacgccggaaaaaggatccgaaggacgtaacgcagtttgtccttgttgggtgatacgaacagtatcccagcgccggcaccgttgatgttcagggacccgtcaaagaacattgaccagtggtctgagacatcgggaacggaaggctcgttgagatccgtccattcagcaatgaaatcgaccagggcctgagacttgacagtggtgcgactctggaactccagggaaaatggacataattccattgcccatttcacgattctgccattggcgtctttattgcgcaggatgtccccgagagggaaactggttgtcaccaggactcgatggccgtcgaagtagtgcttcagctttcttgacgttattagaatggcgtatatgagcttctgtatctgtggatacctggccttggactcgtttaagacttcacttatgaagtaaactggtctctggaccttgtaggcgtgacctggttcacctcgctcgaccactattgccgtggaaacaaccctgtcggttgcagcaatgtaaaggagtaggtcttcattgggctgaggcgctgtaaggacaggtggtgaagtgaggaaggtcttaagctggttgaatgcggtgtcggcttcttctgtccaagaaaatttttccgacgcttttaatagtttgaagaaagggaggcctttttctcctagccttgagatgaagcgactgagggcggccatacatccggttagcttttggatatcctttacgttcttcggtggtcgcatgtcgagtaccgcctttacttttgaagggtttggtcatatgccgtcgcgactgacaacgttgccgagcagtagaccggaaggaacgccgaaaatgcatttcttggggttgagcttccacttgtacctattgagtgccttgaaggttcggtctaagttgtcgattagggtgctcgcgtcccttgtttttacgaccacgtcgtccacataggcctcgacgaggtcatcgcgaatctcgtcgtggaggcattgctggatggctctttgataagtggctccggcgtttttgagtccgaaagacatggtcgtgtagcagtatgcaccGAAAGGTGTgataaaggatgttttgatctgatcttcttcctttaacgaaatctggtgataaccagagtagcagtctagaaaggagaggagttcgcatccggccgttgagtcgaccacctcatcgatgcgagggagaccaaaaggatctttaggacagtgtttattgagatcagtgtaatcaacgcacattctccattcattattctttttgcgtacaagaaccggattggcaagccaatcggggtgatacacttcttttatgaatccggctgctagaagccgtgtgatttctgtcctaatagcctcctttttgtcgcgagcgaaccgtcgcagcttttgcttgattggtcttgcggtcttcgagacatttaaggagtgctcgatcaggtttcgtgggacgccgggcatgtctgcgggtttccgtgcgaaaacgcttacgttgtcccttagaaacctgacgagcgcgtcttcctattttggatccaggttggccccgatgagggccgtcttctcggggcttccgtcgaccagctgaacttccttgtgctccttggattttgagttctttctggctgtctcctgctcaggtaatcggagctggtcgggaagcagctgcgcggcttgagttgctgtttctgccatgcggattgagaggtcgattgcttcggtgatcttgaagctctcctcttcgcaggtatacgcagtgtaaacattgcctctgacggttaggacacccttctccgtaggcatcttaaggaccaggtatgagtagtgcgggactgccatgaactttgtcagcgatggtcggcccagtatagcgtgataggtcccgtcgaaatcggcgaccacgaagttgatgaactccgtccggaagtggtcgggtgtgccgaattggacaggcaatgttatctgtccgagaggcactgaactttgacccgacaaaaccccccagaattgggcgtcgtaaggttttagttgtgcaggagatatcttgagggcgggcaggctattgcgaaagaggatgtcaatggagcttcccccgtccacgagcatgcgctcgaatctgatgctgttgatgcaagggtccagaatcagggggaaacgacccggctctgggatagcggcccactggtccttcctgctgaacgagatctccctgtgggaccacggggggaattttgggtctgcgatcagcccgtccgtgctgtctatgttgaggcaagctctctttaacagctttctttctcgcttagattcaatggagaccttgcccccgaaaatggagtggaccacgtcggtggggctgacgtactggtgtcgggggtccctatcttggtcctcgtcctcatcttcgtggtcgtgcccgtctcgcttgttttttttcttggcggagtcgtcttgggcggcccgccgtgtatagatgcttttgaggacgcggcactcttccatggtatgattagactttgggtgcagttggcatggtcccttcaacgttttgttgtagtcttcttggtagtcccgtcgtccgttaggacgcttgaccgtgtttacttcgtgatcgtagtcgcgagggcgctttcctctgaaatcgtcgcggttgtcgcgccgccgatcccaaccctctcggtgatcgcggttgtcggagcggcggtggcttctgctgtcgtagcgaccacgaccatcatctcgccgggaaggctggtcgggacctctcgcatcgtctcggattagtttttctgcgtcgtcggcatcggcgtaatttttggccgtggcgaggagctctgctaccgttgttggacgtttacgcagcagcttgttcctcagcgcttcgtggaaacgcaggcccttgatgaaggctgagatggcctcgtcgtgggaaatcttcgggattttgaggcgcatatccgagaatcgtcggatgtaatcgcgcaggggttcgttcttcctgtcccttatcctttcgaggtcatacttgttgccgggctgctcgcatgtggcgatgaagttgtcgatgaaagcctggcgtagctcttcccaagagtcgaaggagtcctcgggcaagccaagaagccactgatgaccagcctggtcgaggactacggggaagtagttagccatgacatgctcatcccctgccgctgatcggacggcgatttcatagagggtgatccagttctctggattttccttgccgtcgtattttttaagtttttcgagcttgaaattgcggggccacacgacctggcggaggtgtgaggagaattgtcttaggcccggaggaccgtgcgttgcatcgtactcgatgcggcgcaggttttcgtggactgctctctctgcggcgcgcctgttgatgcggtcccgggcatctttgggagggatgtcgtggcggagatccctgtgctggtttacttcttggccgcgtacgtggttctgcttgcggcgaccgtcggcgtcccgaccaccatcgtcgcgccgtgagtcccctcgacggttgtcgggggagcggctgcggtgacgcctgctgggaggcagtgaggcccggctacgattagtctggtcagaggcggctcccgtataagagacgtcctggactctcttgagcagagtggctgtctgtcccattgcagtgatcaggtgtgctcggatgctggttcggactccctggcattcgggggtatcaggaagccgatctaggttagccatggcgacagccacgttggcgcttggcgttttgtagactggctggtccccgaccatgtcaaaggcatcgttgagattatttggtggcatttgttgttgctcgtctgcgcgtcgtcgggcgcgatcggcgttgcgctgttcgcggagttgcctctggtcatctgtttctccatcaacgaccggttcgtcggcgctgacattgaacacaatatcccctcgccgggggggaaatatcgggaatcggtcgaaacccggagggtgtgaaggaaaatccaggtcgtagtcctcgtcttcggtgtttataacctcggtggggacggaaccggtgcttgagttggtgctggaaacctggccgtcccgtagttctcggattgtcaccatgttgacgtagtgacgatcgttccttgttggcaaccaacccgccttgctgaaaacggattgggtgtgctgtgagtaaacagaggccgagttgttcaggccgcaaggataatcttccttcttgagctcgacggatcgtcttgagggtgttgaggttatcgtcagagacgttcccagccgttcgtgtgtggcgacacgagttggccggagggatttgaaaaaatccgctggagcagcttggtcgggccgacgcagaactccgtctactagttgggaaacttcgagtagcttggagtcagcgcgatcaagcgcttggaggaggtccgagctgtcgatcttctttcccttgtagagcgggagcggtggtcgggcgctcggtgccgccacgtgtgtggtcggagacggcatgatctcagattggatctgggtctctttcgaaaccgtggtcgtgaggctgccgctgcacgtcgtccacgtgatctggccaacggtgaacgtgaggccttcaggcacggtcgcggaagctgggatcgtgaccatcttgttcgccggaaaagttgcacgcacacctcccctacctggcgcgccactgtcgacgaaagctggtcggcagtctaccttggggtatacccacggtagtagtttatcggtagacggtgcgcaaactacgaactcgatggtgacgcaagacacggacaagctttttatccaggttcggccgccgagttggcgtaatacctacgtcctgcgtctggttgtattgatttgtgttgagagaatatgatgtgtcctaggggggtcccttgcccctccttatatagtctggagggcagggttacagatctggaaactaatcctagtcggttacaattgccatggataattcgatatcaattcctattctaaccgactagaatcctgcttgatctccacatcttgtttccttgcgcgaaactccaggttgtcggatcaagccttgaactcgtctcgtaatgggccaagcctcctggccgaagtctagccgtaagggtataggggtttatacccccacaccctacgtccagtgtagcggtggattctgtataaccttgcacccaaaagtgcttgcagtagggggtacaagctggttgcgagagagggctaagtcccaggtctcggcttggtgtggACCGAGTGCCGGCTGctgctctgtgaaagagtgtGTGTGCGTGTTCTGGGCCTCCCCcagttgtgaaccctggctccccttttatagtctcaaggggaggccaggtatttacatgagtagatttctttTATTTGAGTGGTGAaagcacagtcccgaccctgttaaggcctgtccatctcgtccttgtggGATGGTCGACGGCATGGCTactcctgtagagggttaccgaaccctgtaggggtcgcgggggtcggatcaCCGGTCACTGCTGCATATCCTGTCAACAGTGGGAAATGACCACAAACAGTGGTGCTGCTTTACTtcacccattccctttctactgtgcggtagtgtgctacagtgaacaggggtaaggatgtatagtgacagaggtaaggccacatTGATTGGGGCGGTTGAAACAGtcgtcgccttgccctgccgcgtcgaatttttttttatttttagcccatTTTTGAAACAATTTTCAATTTTGACACGGTTTCGAAAAATTTTTCAAAAGtaggccgtttggccccgccaccatgcatggcggggcaaaatcactgcaccccgccatgcatggtggcggggtacACCCTGCCACGTGGCCACTGCATGGCACTCGTGGCTAAAGTGGGCTGACGTGGACCCCGCCGTGGATCATGGCGGGGTAGGGGTACCCCGCCGTGGATCATGGCGGGGTATGCCCGCGCCCTACTTAGCCGGCCGAACGGCCATCTTTCTCTCATTTCTCTCCCTCACTCAGTCCGAGggtctctctttctctccctctctcacacCCGAGCTCCGCTCTTCTCCGGTGCCCCTCCGCGTCGTCCTTCACCCCCATTTCCCCGCCTCGGCGTCCCTCTCCGCTGCGTATTCCCCACCTCGTCGTTCTCCACGGTTGTTTTTCCGGCCACCCCTCGTTTGGAGAAGGTAAATTTCTTACAACCTTTACGTTTTCATAGTTTAAATAACTTCAATTGTTTATTTTTAATATGTTTAGTAAGTCTCTTGTTACGTTACTTTGTTTAGTTATGTGATTTGTGTTGAATTATTTTCGCGAATTTAGATGGAGGACTCGTATCGTGAGTCGATTTGGCGAAAAAAGGGTCGTCCTAGAGAGTTGTACCCCGATGTGTCTTGCAAGGATGCCCCCGTGCCTCCCGAGGAACCTATTCCTAACTGTGATTGTGGACATCCGGCACACGTGAGCCAGTCGAGACATCCGGATACTGCGGCACGTTGCTTCTATACTTGTTATAGTTATAGCGTAAGTCACTATGCCCTTTATTTTTCTTATTGGTTTTTTATGTTTTTATTCCCAATGAGACAATTGAAACTCTTTTGCAGCCCTACTTCCGGTGCTTTTTCTTCCAATGGATCGACGGGCCGGACAAGTTTGACCCAAGAATTCTGCTTTTCTACCCCGGCGTTGATCATTGCAAACGTGAGTTGTTTACTCGCTGGGTTCCGCCCCCCCCTAACCCTCCTCCTATGACGGAGGAAGAGAAGGCCGTCGCCTCTGCACTTCGGCTCGAGGATCCTCCGAAGTGTCATTGCGGAGAACAAGCCGTGATAAATCCACAGAATGAACTAGAGTTTGTTTGTCCTCTGCGGCGTGAAGTAAGTTTTGATTCAATCTTAAAATTTCAGTTGGTATATGTGTGTTCTAATGTGTTCTTTTTGTAGGATCGTGGTTTTCGAAAGTGCCGTTTCAAGGAGTGGATCTATGGTCCAAAGAGCCATTGGCCAGAGCCTGAGAAGCAGGAGGAGGTTCTAGAGTGGAAGAAGAAGCGGAGGTCTATTGCGCCTCCCGTGATGTGCAAATGTGGTGTTGAAGCTAGCTACGGCCTAGTTCCTTCAGGTCTTGGGATTGGCCACTTCTGTGGCCACATGATCGACTATGATGAGGTTTGCTAGGACTGTGCACATTTAGTACTACTATACTCATATATTTGTTTTTGTACgctaactttgtattcatataTTTCCCGTAACAGAGCACTCAGAAATGCAAATGGGAATCATCTGATGATGTGTTTAAGTTCAAAGATGAATATAAGGCAAGAGTAGCAGTTCGCAAGACGAGAGGTTATCCTGCAAACTACGTcactgattttgtgaaggaccaTAAGAAGAAAATGCTTGCATTCGCCCAGGAGTTGCGTGTTCGTAACCCTGCGAGTATTGCATGGAAGAAGTGGTCCGAGGAGAGGGAAAAGGAGATAGAGGAGTACCGTGCAAGCAAGGCTGAAGAGCATGCAAGGAAGGCTGCGGAGGAGGCTGAGCGAGTTGAGATGCAATGCTTGAACGATACTATTGCCTCATTATGTGCTAGTGAGTCATTTAATTTTTGAAAGTGAAACTGTTTGTTTCTCTGAAATGAATATGTTATTAATTCTTTAAATTTTGTACTTACAGAGATTGGATGCACCGGAAACTGGCAAGCAGATGTGGGCCGTGCTAAGTACGCGGAGAATATGATATTAGGGCGGGACGGTGCAGTTGGTGGCACTGCTAGCCGTCCGATTGTGGTCGAAGAGGAGGCCGAGGCGGAGGAAGACGACGACACCGGAAGGATAGGCGACCTCATTCGTCTTGCCGAGGAATTGGGGTACCCTCAGGAGAAGCATGACTATGAAATGGGAAGGATATGCGACCTACTTCGTCTTTCAGAGGATGGTGAGGCGTCAGGGCCGATGCCTGTCGGTGCCACAGAGGAGGGTGAGGCTGCATACCACAACCAGAAGACATCGGTCTACCACTCATGGTGGCCAACAGACATGACCGAGGAAGAGGGACAGTTATACTCTCAGGCGGCAGAAGAGGCGGAGGCAGCTTACTACGCGAGACAGGCTAGTGAGGCCAAGGCAGCGGAGGCGAGCATGGGTAAGGAGGCTGTAGTGGACGATTGGGAGTCCGAGGACGAGTTGCTTACGCAGTGGTGCACGCAGTTTGATTGATGTGGTAATGTATGTGAGTGGCTTAGGGATGAGACTTTTGTACTATGAAACTTGTCATGTAATAATTTGTACTCCGACGTATTTCAATTTGATTGCTCCTCGCCAAAGTCCACAGCTGTCAGAATGTTTAACTAACATAATAATTTAAAAAGATTTTCTAATATGTTTAACTAATATAACAATTAAAAGTTTTGTTTCTTGCGTGTTTAGGTGCTATTTTTTGTGTAATATTTAAAAAGCAATAGAGGAAGTCACTTTGATTAGTGCCATGAAAGGTACATGGGGTTCTGGCCAATTTCTGGCTACCCCGCCATGGCTGGGGGCGGGTTAGGGATACCCCGCCATGGGGCATGGCGGGGTACCCCTAACCCGCCCCCAGCCATGGCGGGGTAGCCAGAAATTGGCCAGAACCGTTGCTGCAGTGTCTTTGTTCGGTTTTTGTTAACCGATTGTCCTGGTTCGCAGCTGGTTTGGCAAGACTGAGATTTTTACGTAAATACCAAAGATACTTTAGAACGAACAACTTAAATGTTATTACTTACGTCAAATATCTAGAAATATGTCAGTTACCAACGTGCTGGAAATAACAATATGTCACAGGTACTACATGACAAGTCCCAACTGCTAAACATGTATAATCTAATCATCGCCAGGGGTGTAGCGGTTTCGCGGCTTCCGTCGCCTCCTAGGATTGGTAGGCACCACGTTGCTTGTCCACCCCACGTCCGTGCGGTCTCGCCGCTGCCTCTCGCGCTGCCGCCTATGGATACGCTCCATCTCCTGTGTGGACGAAGTACCCTGCAAACAAGCACCCTAATGAGCAATTTTAATTTTTGAATCATGCAAATATAGAAAAGTAAAAGCACAGCATAGGCACCTGGTGCTCGACGTGTGTGTACTCCTCCTGTGTGTACTCCACCCCCTGTGTGTACTCCTCCGGTGTGTACTCCACCCCCTGTGTACCAATAGGAGCACCGCCTAGCTGTGAGGTACCCATCTCCTCGTGACCGGTGAACTCCCACTGtaactcgtcgtcgtcgtcgtcgccactAGTCGTGGAGTACTGAAGggcctcgtcgtcatcgtccacGTCCGCTGGACCCTTCCCTGTGTACTGCGGAGTACGTACAGAGGAGGAAGCGGCCCTAGCCGAAGTAGCTCTAGTGGACATCGAGGCCGTCTGGCTCCTAGACAACATGGGGTGCAACGGAGGCGCATATGTCGTGTCTGCACAGCTCAGCTTAGCCGCTAACTTCTTGCAGCCCTTTTTGATTTTCTGCAGGTTAAAATGACAACATGCATTATTCAGTTGTAATTGCTTTGTAATAATGAATTTTTTTATCGAAAGTACCTTCACAAAGCTGCGAAGAGGGTTGCTCTTGTCGTCTCTACTCCGGAACAGTTGCCTACTAGCTTCCTCGGAGTAGTTAGACAACTGTTGTGACTACAACATCACACACAACATTAACTCGATCATTTGGACAACTGTTGTGCCATAAACATCAAATAATACATGAAAGTCCAAGGTACTTACCACATATCTATTTAAGGGGGCCCTAAGAACCTGTTTGTCAACCCTTTGCGCCTCGTCGAACGCATCGGCGATGtcatcctcaccaccctcatcTGCAGGGGTGTTGGTGTACGGAACCATGATATGAGTCCTCGTACTCCGGTGCAGCCACTGTAGGTACTCCATCCATCTGGCCGGGTCGTGCGGTGGTAGTGAGTTGATGAGGGGAACCTGCCTGTGATACCAAGTCTGCAAATGTGCATCGTGCCTGACCGCCCAATCCTTTTGCGTGGACCGAAACCTACGATCAATCCTGCAAAAATATATTGCATTAGCAACGAGCCAGTTTATGGAAACAAACAAAGTGCCATCATACCTATGCAGCTCAGCGTTTGTGGAATACAGCGGTGGAATCCCCTGCAGCCTCCCGAACTGTCTGTAAACCCTGCAAGGGTAGTGCATCTCGACCACGTGGAAGAAGATGAGTGGGCCATCGTAAAGCCAATCGCTATCCTCCTCCTCGCAGCGTGGACTAAGGTACCCCTCTAGCTCCCACCGAGACCACGGTGACCATGTGACCTGCAAAATTTGTAAACTTATTTTTagtatttcaaaataaaacgcATTAATAGTGCATTTAGTACTAAAAGTGAATTGAACTTACGTAGTTGTGTGTCAACACGTCTAGGTCGTCAGTGTACTGCCTGTACCTCCTGTCTGCTTCGCCCCTGACTACCTTAGCATCTGTCCAGAGGAAAAGGGCGGTGGGTCCAACATCTTCATGCACCCATACCTGCAATTAACACAAACATAATGTCACAGATGCCTTAAGTGTTATGAACAAATCGAAATAGCAAATG
This window of the Sorghum bicolor cultivar BTx623 chromosome 7, Sorghum_bicolor_NCBIv3, whole genome shotgun sequence genome carries:
- the LOC110437316 gene encoding uncharacterized protein LOC110437316 encodes the protein MEDSYRESIWRKKGRPRELYPDVSCKDAPVPPEEPIPNCDCGHPAHVSQSRHPDTAARCFYTCYSYSPYFRCFFFQWIDGPDKFDPRILLFYPGVDHCKRELFTRWVPPPPNPPPMTEEEKAVASALRLEDPPKCHCGEQAVINPQNELEFVCPLRREDRGFRKCRFKEWIYGPKSHWPEPEKQEEVLEWKKKRRSIAPPVMCKCGVEASYGLVPSGLGIGHFCGHMIDYDESTQKCKWESSDDVFKFKDEYKARVAVRKTRGYPANYVTDFVKDHKKKMLAFAQELRVRNPASIAWKKWSEEREKEIEEYRASKAEEHARKAAEEAERVEMQCLNDTIASLCAKIGCTGNWQADVGRAKYAENMILGRDGAVGGTASRPIVVEEEAEAEEDDDTGRIGDLIRLAEELGYPQEKHDYEMGRICDLLRLSEDGEASGPMPVGATEEGEAAYHNQKTSVYHSWWPTDMTEEEGQLYSQAAEEAEAAYYARQASEAKAAEASMGKEAVVDDWESEDELLTQWCTQFD
- the LOC8081342 gene encoding protein MAIN-LIKE 1; this translates as MAARAPHPRFSLIEADYDKDHRAKALSEQQRPLCVLRGRTHHVHSWNERYAPYIRRAGFLEIVRVYNSGLPTLDPAVLTAFVDRWRPETHTFHTPCGEMTITLQDVKMILCLSLSGHPVTGVVDESTWLDLVQEFCGRRPSDAEVKGTKKTSGVSTSWITQNFGAGPPPDAPDHEVEMYAKVWLWHFLGGFLFPDSSGDSISWIFLRILMQPLDNIAGYSWGTAVLAWTYRQLCQACRRQSSNGNLGGCSYLLQVWIWERFPVGRPTKPLGLPVWVHEDVGPTALFLWTDAKVVRGEADRRYRQYTDDLDVLTHNYVTWSPWSRWELEGYLSPRCEEEDSDWLYDGPLIFFHVVEMHYPCRVYRQFGRLQGIPPLYSTNAELHRIDRRFRSTQKDWAVRHDAHLQTWYHRQVPLINSLPPHDPARWMEYLQWLHRSTRTHIMVPYTNTPADEGGEDDIADAFDEAQRVDKQVLRAPLNRYVSQQLSNYSEEASRQLFRSRDDKSNPLRSFVKKIKKGCKKLAAKLSCADTTYAPPLHPMLSRSQTASMSTRATSARAASSSVRTPQYTGKGPADVDDDDEALQYSTTSGDDDDDELQWEFTGHEEMGTSQLGGAPIGTQGVEYTPEEYTQGVEYTQEEYTHVEHQGTSSTQEMERIHRRQRERQRRDRTDVGWTSNVVPTNPRRRRKPRNRYTPGDD